GTCAGCCCGCAATCGCCCACCGGCCCGCCGATGACGAATTTTCCCGTGGGGTTGATGAAATATTTCGTCGCCTCCGTCAGCCATTCGGTGGGCAGCACCGGCTTGATGATCTCTTCGATCACCGCCTCGCGCAGGTCGGCCAGAGAGATGTCGGGATTGTGCTGCGTGGACAGCACCACCGTGTCGATGCCTTCGGGGCGGCCATCCTCTGCATAGCGCAGGGTCACCTGCGATTTCGCATCCGGGCGCAGCCATGACAACGTGCCGTCGCGGCGCACGCGTGCCTGACGCTCGACCAGACGATGCGCATAGGTGATCGGCGCGGGCATCAGTACGTCGGTCTCGTCGCTGGCATAGCCGAACATCAGCCCCTGATCGCCCGCGCCCTGTTCCTCAAGGCTTTCGCGATCGACGCCCTGATTGATCTCGGGCGACTGCTTGCCGATGATGTTGATGACCGAACAGGTCGCGCCGTCGAAGCCCACATCGGACGAGGTATAGCCGATATCGTTGATGACGCTGCGCACGATGGATTCCAGATCGACCCATGCGCTGGTCGTGATCTCGCCCGAGATGATCGCCACCCCGGTCTTGACCATGGTTTCGCAGGCGACGCGGGCGCGCGGATCCTCGGCCAGAATGGCGTCGAGGATCGCGTCCGAAATCTGGTCGGCGATCTTGTCGGGATGGCCCTCGGACACGGATTCCGAGGTGAACAGCGAATATTCGGTCATGGGATCAATACCGGTAATGGTCGGATTTGAAGGGGCCTTCGGGCGTCACGCCGATATAATCGGCCTGCTCGCGCGACAGTTGTGTCAGCTTTACCCCGATCTTGTCCAGATGCAGGCGCGCGACCTTTTCATCCAGCGCCTTGGGCAGGATATAGACGCCGGGCGCGTAGTCGTCGCCCTTGGTCCACAGCTCGATCTGCGCCAGCACCTGATTGGTGAAGCTGGCCGACATCACGAAACTGGGGTGGCCGGTGGCATTGCCAAGGTTCAGCAGGCGGCCCTGGCTCAGCAGGATGATGCGGTTGCCCGAGGGCATCTCGATCATGTCCACCTGATCCTTGACGTTGGTCCATTTGTGGTTCTTCAGCGCGGCGACCTGAATTTCATTGTCGAAATGGCCGATATTGCCGACGATGGCCATGTCCTTCATCTCGCGCATATGCTCGATGCGGATCACGTCGCGGTTGCCGGTGGTGGTGACGAAGATATCGGCCGAGGCGACGACATCCTCCAGCAGCACCACCTCGAACCCGTCCATCGCGGCTTGCAGGGCGCAGATCGGATCGACCTCGGTCACCTTGACGCGCGCGCCGGCACCTTGCAGCGACGCCGCGCAGCCCTTGCCCACATCGCCATAGCCGCAGACCACGGCGACCTTGCCCGCCATCATCACATCGGTCGCCCGGCGGATGCCATCGACCAGCGATTCCTTGCAGCCGTATTTGTTGTCGAATTTCGACTTGGTGACGCTGTCGTTCACGTTGATTGCCGGGAAGGGCAGCAGCGCCTTCTTGTGCAGATCATACAGGCGATGCACGCCGGTGGTGGTTTCCTCGGACACGCCCTTGATCGCATCGCGCTGACGGGTGAACCAGCCGGGGCTTTCCGCCAGCCGCTTGCGGATCTGGGCAAACAGCGCCTCTTCTTCTTCGCTGGTCGGCACGTCGATCAGGCCGGTCTCACCGGCCTCGACCCGCGCGCCCAGCAGCACATACATGGTCGCGTCGCCGCCGTCGTCCAGGATCATGTTCGCCGCGCCATCCGCGAACTGGAAGATCCGGTCGGTATAGGACCAGTATTCCGCCAGCGTCTCGCCCTTGATCGCGAAAACCGGCACGCCGGTCGCGGCAATCGCCGCCGCCGCGTGGTCCTGCGTGGAATAGATGTTGCACGACGCCCACCGCACATCCGCGCCAAGCGCCACCAGCGTCTCGATCAGCACCGCCGTCTGCACCGTCATATGCAGGCTGCCCGCGATCCGCGCGCCCTTCAGCGGCTTGGCCTCGCCATATTCGTCGCGAAGCGCCATGAGGCCCGGCATCTCGGTCTCGGCGATATCCAGTTCCTTGCGGCCAAATCCGGCAAGGCTGATGTCCTTGATGATATAGTCGGTCACGACGCCTGTCTCTTTTTCTGTCTGTGTTCGCCGACAGGAGATAGCGCAACCGGCCCCGGACAGGAAGGCCCGATACCGGAAGGGCGGGACGGGCCAAGTCGGCTGCGGCAGAACCCCAGATCTGCCGCAGCCCGGAAAGAGACAGTTGCTGCCCTTTCCGTGACGTCAGCGGTCGCGCCGCCGATCCCGACCCGCCGTTCACAGCCCGCCGCAATGCGCAACGGGGAATGGTTCTGGCGGGCAACAGAACGAAACCCGAGCAAGGATGATTTTGCGCCCTTACCCGAGGGAAGGCAAAGGGAATAAACGACAAATCGACCGCGAGTCACGACAATATCACAACCCGGCATGGTTGCAGCGTGACGAGCGTCCCGGTTCCGGGTGGTTTCGCAATCGGCAGGGCCAGACGCCGCCCTGCCGTGATTCGCCGGGCCGGTCGATCCTTCGGCTACCGGGCCGGGTCGCGCGGCATCGAGCCCCGCGCGGTGCGCAGCACATAATCATGCAGCGCCTGTCGCGCGGCCTCCATCGGGGGGATCTCGGGATACCATTCGGCCATCCGCCCGTCCACGACCATCCGCGCCAGCCCATAGGCAAAGCTGCGCCCCGAGATCACCATCAGCGCGATATTCTCATCCGCCGCCAGACGCCCGCTGTCGCGCGCCCGTTCCAGCATCTTGAACATCAGATCCCGCATCGCATCGTGATAGCGTTTCAGGCGCGGACTGCCGACCAGCTGGACCAGTTGCCCGCCCGAGATCAGGCGGAAATAGGGCTCATTCGTCACCGCCCAGTCGATATAGGCCTCGCCCAGAGCCCCGAACTGGGCCATGGAATCATCGGGATCGACCTTGACGACCGCCCGGATGCAGGCGTCGTTCAGCCACAGCAGGGCGCACTCTGCGGCTGCCTCGTAAACTTCGCGGCTGTCGGCGAACAGCGCCCGGGCCTGCTGTTCCTCGACCCCGGCCTCTTGCGCGATCTCGTCCAGTTCGGGAACGCGGATGGCGGGATGATGCAGCAGGCGCATCGCTGCATCAAGAAGCCGGTTATGTTCGCTGCTTCCGTCCGGTTTCTGATGATACATTATCGTTTCCCCGTGCAGGGTCTGAGGTGCTGGCAGGACCGGGCATGGATGCCGCGCGACCGCGCAGGCGTCACGTCCATGCAAACCCGGATAAGCTGGCGGAAACCGTCAAGCAGATGCAGTACAACCACAACCCGAGAAAAATTCAATCCGCAAGCCATAAGGTTGAACGATTTTCGGCGGATGCGGGTTCCGGCGCGGTATGTCAGGAAAAAACCGATCAGGGCTGGCCGCGCGGGGGCGGCTGGCTTTGCTGTATCGTCATACTGCCCGGCTGGTTCCGGGCGGCTCAGGGGTGGATGCTCCACCGGGACGAATCCGACATTCCGACAGCTCCATCAAGGGCCGCAGATTGGTCTGCAGCCCGATGATATCGCAAACAGGGTCGTCGTGACAGTCAGCTTTTTGGGCAGGTAAGCCCGGGCGGTCAGCCTTCGGCGCGGGCCTGCCGCTTGCGTTCATGCGGGTCAAGAAACCGCTTGCGCAACCGGATGTTCCTGGGCGTCACCTCGACCAACTCGTCGTCGTTGACATAGGCGATGGCCTCTTCCAGCGACATCCGCACCGGCGGCGTCAGGCGCACGGCCTCGTCAGTGCCCGAGGCGCGGACGTTGGTCAGCTTCTTGCCCTTCAGCGGGTTCACTTCCAGATCGTTGTCGCGGGAATGTTCGCCGATAATCATGCCCTGATACAGCTGTTCCTGCGCGCCGATGAACATCTTGCCCCGGTCTTCCAGGTTCCACAGCGCATAGGCGACGGAAACGCCGTCCTCCATGGAAATCAGCACGCCCTGACGGCGGCCCTGAATGGCGCCCTTGAAGGGCACCCAGCCATGGAAGATCCGGTTCAGCACGCCATTGCCGCGCGTGTCGGTCATGAATTCGCCGTGATAGCCGATCAGCCCGCGCGACGGCACATGCGCGACGATCCGGGTCTTGCCGGCACCTGCGGGGCGCATGTCCACCATCTCGCCCTTGCGGTCGCCGGTCAGCTTTTCGATCACCACGCCGGTATAGTCGTCATCCACATCGATGATGACCTCTTCGACCGGTTCCAGCCGTTCGCCGTCCTGTTCCTGATAGATCACCCGGGGACGAGAGATCGACAGCTCGAACCCTTCGCGGCGCATGTTCTCGATCAGCACGCCCATCTGCAATTCGCCGCGACCCGAGACCACGAAAGCCTCGCCGCCCGGGGTATCCTCGACCTTGATGGCGACGTTCGATTCGGCCTCTTTCATCAGGCGTTCGCGGATGACGCGGGACTGCACCTTCTTGCCGTCCTGACCGGCCAGAGGGCTGTCATTGATGCCGAAGGTCACGCTGATGGTGGGCGGATCGATGGGTTGCGAGGGCAGGGCGCTGTCCACCTCGGGGGCGCAGATCGTGTCGGCCACGGTGGCCTTGGCCATGCCCGCCAGCGTGACGATATCGCCTGCCTCGCCCAGATCGATGGGTTGCTGGTTCAGCCCGCGAAAGGCCAGAACCTTGCTGACGCGGAACTGTTCGACCCGGTCGCCTTCGCGCGACAGGGCCTTGACGGTATCGCCCGCCTTGACGCGGCCCGCCTCGATCCGGCCGCTCAGCAGGCGGCCAAGGAAGTTGTCGGCGCCAAGCGTGACCGCCAGCATCTGGAACGGCTCGTCCTGACGTGCGATCTGCTTGGGCTGCTGCACATGTTTCAGGATCAGGTCGAACAGCGCCGTCATGTCCTTGCGCGGACCGTCCAGCGCCTCGTCCGCCCAGCCGCCGATGCCCGAGGCATAGAGATGCGGGAAATCCAGCTGTTCGTCATTCGCGCCAAGATTGGCGAACAGATCGAACACGTCGTTCAGCGCGTCGTCGGGTTCGGCGGCGGGCTTGTCCACCTTGTTCAGGATGACGATCGGGCGCAGCCCAAGCGCCAAGGCCTTGGCCAGCACGAATTTCGTTTGCGGCATCGGACCTTCGGCGGCATCGACCAGCAGGCAGACGCCATCGACCATCGACAGGATGCGTTCGACCTCGCCGCCGAAATCGGCGTGGCCGGGCGTATCGACGATATTGATCCGCGTGCCCTTCCATTCGACCGAGGTGGCCTTGGCCAGAATGGTGATGCCGCGCTCTCGCTCGATATCGTTGCTGTCCATGACCCGCTCGGCCACGGCCTGATTTTCGCGGAAAGAGCCCGACTGTCTCAGCAGCTGGTCCACAAGCGTCGTCTTGCCGTGGTCCACGTGGGCGATGATGGCGATATTGCGGATGTCCATAGGGGCCTTCTTGAGCGTTTCGCGGCTGCCCTAACGCGGCAAGCCCGAAATGACCAGTTAAAAACGCCGAAAACAACGACCGGGCGACCTGCCGTTCACCTCGCCGTCATATGTGCCCGCTTATTTCGCAACCGGCCCGTCAGGGGTGCGGGCCGCCGCGCCTGTCGGGGACGGGCGCGGTGGCGGCATAAGGTGTTTTGCCCCTCAGCGCAGGCCGAGGAAGGACAGGATGAACAGGACGATGACCACCAGGCCGACAATATAAATGATCGAATTCATGACACTCTCCTCGGTTATTACGGTGACGGGCCGTTTCGCCCGTCGCTTGTCAGTGCAACGAATCCCGCTTGCGCCCGGTTCCTTGGCTGCCTGCATTTCGCGACATGCAGCCGCCGCCGTCAATGGGGCAATCACCTGCGCGGCAGCCAGTCCAGCCCATCCTCGGTATGGTTTTCGGGTTCATATTCGGCGCTGATCCAGCCGCGATAGCCGCTGGCCTCGACCAGCGCGAAGAACGCCGGATAGTCGATCACGCCGCAGCCCGGCTCGTGCCGGCCCGGGCAGCCCGCGATCTGGATATGACGCACCTGAGCGGCCACCCGCTGCCATGTCGCCGCGACATCCCCGGTGATCATCTGCGCGTGATAGGCGTCGAATTGCAGGCCCAGATTGGCGGCGCCGACCTCGGCGATGATCTCGACAGCCTGATCGAAGTCATTGAGGAAATAGCCGGGCATGTCGGTCGGGTTCAGCGGCTCTATCGTCAGGCTGGCATGGGGCGCGCGTTCGGTGGCCCAACGCAGGTTCTCGACAAAGACACGGTGCGCCTCGACGCCCTGTGCCGTGCCCGCCATCACATGGATATGCGTCGCGCGCAACGCCTGCGCGAAACGCAGCGCGCGGTCGAAATCGCTGCGGAAGCGTTCTTGCTGGTCTGGCTGGGCGGCAAAGCCGCGCGGGCCGCCTGCCCAGTTCGGCGGCGGGCAGTTCAGCAGCACCATCTCGACCCCGGCGGCGATTGCGCCACGGGCCAGTTCCTTGGCGGCGATGTCATAGGGAAACAGGATCTCGACCCCGGTGAACCCGGCATGGGCGGCGGCGGCGAAACGGTCCTGCATCGGCAGTTCCGTGAACAGCATGGTCAGATTGGCGGCGAAACGCGGCATCGAAACCTCAGGATTCCAGTGCGAAGAACTGTCCGGCGGAATGCAGGCCGATCCGGCCCTCGGGGCCTTCATTCGCCGCCGCCGCCAGACGATAGAAGGTCTTGCGGTCGATCAGCGCCTCCAGCCCCGCGCGCACCATCACATAGGGGCGCGGCTGCACCCCGTTGCCGCGCATGATGATCGGGTGATCGGCATCCGCCGTCACCTGATCGCCGACATTGGTGGTGAATGTGACGCGGTCGCGGGAAATATCGGCATCCACGGCCAGAAACGGCGCGTCCACGACGCGGATGCCGACCTTCTCGGCCGGGGTGACCAGAAAGTAACGGTCGCCCTCGCGTTTGAGGATGGTCGAGAACAGCCGCACCATCGCGGGCCGTCCGATGGGCGTGCCCTCGTAAAACCAGCTGCCATCGGCGCGGATTTCCATGTCCAGATCGCCGCAGAAGGGCGGGTTCCACAGATGCACAGGCGGCAATCCGCCATCCTTTGCCGCCGTGGCTGCGGCGGCGGCAATGCCTTCCGCTCTCATGTTTTTGTCAGAGTTACTGGCCATTGGTTGTGGTCGCCCGTCAAATGGTTGCCTATGCTGGTCTAGAGCAGCAGAAGGGCATTGTCATGGCTTCGGATGAAATTCTGGTTCAGCAGGTGACCGAGCTTGGCCAGAAGCTGGGCGCGGCGCGCGCCAGCATCGAGCAGCGTTTCGTCGGTCAGCATGGCGTAGTAGAGCAGGTACTGGCCGCGATTCTGTCGGGGGGGCATGCGTTGCTGGTCGGCCAGCCCGGGCTGGGCAAGACGATGCTGGTCGATACGCTGGCCACGGTGATGGGGCTGGACAGCCAGCGCATCCAGTTCACGCCTGATCTGATGCCCGCCGATATCCTTGGCTCCGAGGTGCTGGACGTGCTGGCCGATGGCAGCCGTGCCTTCCGTTTCATCGAAGGTCCGGTCTTTACCCGGCTGCTGATGGCTGATGAGATCAACCGCGCCAGCCCCCGCACGCAATCGGCGCTGCTTCAGGCGATGCAGGAACGCGAGGTGACCATCGGCGGCCAGCATCGCCCGCTGGACCGGCCCTTCCATGTGCTGGCGACCCAGAACCCGATCGAGCAGGAGGGCACCTATCCGCTGCCCGAGGCGCAGTTGGACCGGTTCCTGTTGCAGATCGACGTCGATTATCCCGACCGCGACACCGAACGCGACATCCTGCTGGCCACCACCGGGGTCGAAGAAGGCGCGGCCCATGCGGTCTTTAGCCCCGACGCGCTGATTGCCGCGCAGCGGCTGATCCGCCAGATGCCGGTGGGCGAGGCGGTGGTCGAATCGATCCTCGATCTGGTCCGCGCCTGCCGTCCCGGCGCCGACGAGGCCGCGGGCTTTGTCGCCGATACGCTGGTCTGGGGGCCGGGGCCGCGCGCGGCGCAGGCGCTGATGCTGGTCACGCGGGCGCGTGCGGCGCTGGATGGCCGTTTCGCACCGACGCTGGACGATGTCGAGGCGATGGCCGCGCCGGTGCTGCGTCACCGCATGGCGCTGTCCTTCGCCGCCCGCGCAAGGGGCGAAACCGTCGATGGGGTGATCCTGCGCATCCTTGGCGAACGGCTCGGCAACCGCCGCGCCGCGTGAGGTCTGCCATTTGCCGCTGAATACCGTGCCTTTGACACCTGCCGAACTGCAAGCGCGCGCCAATGCGGCCAGCGCCCATCTGCCCGGCCTGATCCTGTCGGCCGAACGGCTGGCGGCGATGGTCGCGCCGGGCGCGCATGGGCTGCGCCGCGCCGGTCCGGGCGAGGATTTCTGGCAATATCGCCCCGCCACGCAGGGCGATACCGCGCGGGCCATCGACTGGCGCCGCTCGGGCCGGTCGGATGCGCAATTCGTCCGCGACCGAGAGGCGCAGACGGCGCAATCCGTCGCGATCTGGGTATCGAACGGGCAGGGGAT
The Paracoccus alcaliphilus DNA segment above includes these coding regions:
- the metK gene encoding methionine adenosyltransferase, which gives rise to MTEYSLFTSESVSEGHPDKIADQISDAILDAILAEDPRARVACETMVKTGVAIISGEITTSAWVDLESIVRSVINDIGYTSSDVGFDGATCSVINIIGKQSPEINQGVDRESLEEQGAGDQGLMFGYASDETDVLMPAPITYAHRLVERQARVRRDGTLSWLRPDAKSQVTLRYAEDGRPEGIDTVVLSTQHNPDISLADLREAVIEEIIKPVLPTEWLTEATKYFINPTGKFVIGGPVGDCGLTGRKIIVDSYGGMARHGGGAFSGKDPSKVDRSAAYAGRWVAKNIVAAGLASRCEIQISYAIGEAQPTSISLNTFGTETVAHERIVGAVREVFDLRPFAIIRDLDLLHPIYRPTATYGHFGRDPYALAGATAFSWERIDRAEALKAALS
- the ahcY gene encoding adenosylhomocysteinase, translating into MTDYIIKDISLAGFGRKELDIAETEMPGLMALRDEYGEAKPLKGARIAGSLHMTVQTAVLIETLVALGADVRWASCNIYSTQDHAAAAIAATGVPVFAIKGETLAEYWSYTDRIFQFADGAANMILDDGGDATMYVLLGARVEAGETGLIDVPTSEEEEALFAQIRKRLAESPGWFTRQRDAIKGVSEETTTGVHRLYDLHKKALLPFPAINVNDSVTKSKFDNKYGCKESLVDGIRRATDVMMAGKVAVVCGYGDVGKGCAASLQGAGARVKVTEVDPICALQAAMDGFEVVLLEDVVASADIFVTTTGNRDVIRIEHMREMKDMAIVGNIGHFDNEIQVAALKNHKWTNVKDQVDMIEMPSGNRIILLSQGRLLNLGNATGHPSFVMSASFTNQVLAQIELWTKGDDYAPGVYILPKALDEKVARLHLDKIGVKLTQLSREQADYIGVTPEGPFKSDHYRY
- a CDS encoding TetR/AcrR family transcriptional regulator, with protein sequence MYHQKPDGSSEHNRLLDAAMRLLHHPAIRVPELDEIAQEAGVEEQQARALFADSREVYEAAAECALLWLNDACIRAVVKVDPDDSMAQFGALGEAYIDWAVTNEPYFRLISGGQLVQLVGSPRLKRYHDAMRDLMFKMLERARDSGRLAADENIALMVISGRSFAYGLARMVVDGRMAEWYPEIPPMEAARQALHDYVLRTARGSMPRDPAR
- the typA gene encoding translational GTPase TypA, yielding MDIRNIAIIAHVDHGKTTLVDQLLRQSGSFRENQAVAERVMDSNDIERERGITILAKATSVEWKGTRINIVDTPGHADFGGEVERILSMVDGVCLLVDAAEGPMPQTKFVLAKALALGLRPIVILNKVDKPAAEPDDALNDVFDLFANLGANDEQLDFPHLYASGIGGWADEALDGPRKDMTALFDLILKHVQQPKQIARQDEPFQMLAVTLGADNFLGRLLSGRIEAGRVKAGDTVKALSREGDRVEQFRVSKVLAFRGLNQQPIDLGEAGDIVTLAGMAKATVADTICAPEVDSALPSQPIDPPTISVTFGINDSPLAGQDGKKVQSRVIRERLMKEAESNVAIKVEDTPGGEAFVVSGRGELQMGVLIENMRREGFELSISRPRVIYQEQDGERLEPVEEVIIDVDDDYTGVVIEKLTGDRKGEMVDMRPAGAGKTRIVAHVPSRGLIGYHGEFMTDTRGNGVLNRIFHGWVPFKGAIQGRRQGVLISMEDGVSVAYALWNLEDRGKMFIGAQEQLYQGMIIGEHSRDNDLEVNPLKGKKLTNVRASGTDEAVRLTPPVRMSLEEAIAYVNDDELVEVTPRNIRLRKRFLDPHERKRQARAEG
- a CDS encoding hydroxypyruvate isomerase family protein; this encodes MPRFAANLTMLFTELPMQDRFAAAAHAGFTGVEILFPYDIAAKELARGAIAAGVEMVLLNCPPPNWAGGPRGFAAQPDQQERFRSDFDRALRFAQALRATHIHVMAGTAQGVEAHRVFVENLRWATERAPHASLTIEPLNPTDMPGYFLNDFDQAVEIIAEVGAANLGLQFDAYHAQMITGDVAATWQRVAAQVRHIQIAGCPGRHEPGCGVIDYPAFFALVEASGYRGWISAEYEPENHTEDGLDWLPRR
- a CDS encoding DUF1285 domain-containing protein; amino-acid sequence: MRAEGIAAAAATAAKDGGLPPVHLWNPPFCGDLDMEIRADGSWFYEGTPIGRPAMVRLFSTILKREGDRYFLVTPAEKVGIRVVDAPFLAVDADISRDRVTFTTNVGDQVTADADHPIIMRGNGVQPRPYVMVRAGLEALIDRKTFYRLAAAANEGPEGRIGLHSAGQFFALES
- a CDS encoding AAA family ATPase; its protein translation is MASDEILVQQVTELGQKLGAARASIEQRFVGQHGVVEQVLAAILSGGHALLVGQPGLGKTMLVDTLATVMGLDSQRIQFTPDLMPADILGSEVLDVLADGSRAFRFIEGPVFTRLLMADEINRASPRTQSALLQAMQEREVTIGGQHRPLDRPFHVLATQNPIEQEGTYPLPEAQLDRFLLQIDVDYPDRDTERDILLATTGVEEGAAHAVFSPDALIAAQRLIRQMPVGEAVVESILDLVRACRPGADEAAGFVADTLVWGPGPRAAQALMLVTRARAALDGRFAPTLDDVEAMAAPVLRHRMALSFAARARGETVDGVILRILGERLGNRRAA